The following nucleotide sequence is from bacterium.
TCCCAGTAGTTTCCGACGCAAACCGGGATCAGACCGTCGGAGCAGAAACGATACTCGGCTTCGACAGGCAGGGCCCACGCCGATTCGCCGAATGCATTGGCGGAGCGCACTCGATAGTAGTAGAATCCGATTTCCGTCAAAGTATCCGTGTAGGTGGTGGTGTTGGCGGGGACGCTGGCGATGATATTGTCGGGCAATCCGGCAATGCCGCGTTTGATGTCGAAACGGATTTCGTCCACGCTGCGGTCGCGCCAGGTCAGGATCACGCCGACGCCTAAAACAACTTGGATTCGCAGGCTGTCGGGCGGACGGGGTGCGCCGAGAGCGGGAGTTTCGATTTCCACGGAATCACTCCACACGACGAACGTCTGTCGTTCGGCGCCCACGCGGTAGCGATAGACGGTCTGTTCGACCGTCGTCAAATCCGTATATTGCTCGACATTGCGCGCCGTGCGGCCAAGGATCAGCCAATCGGCGGGCGGCTGCCGCCGCTGGACGACGAAGCTGTCGGGATTGTCGTGGCCGGTCCAGGAGATCACGACCGTGGTGGCCGAAAGGGGTTCAACGGTCACGTTCGTGGGCGGATCGGGCAGAGCCGGAGTGTTGGTGGTGACGTCGCGTACGTTGGTGGGAGCGGATTCCCCATACTCATTGTAGGCGGTGACGCGAAAACCGTAGGGCGTGGCAGGGACGAGGCCGCCGATGGTGACTTGACGAGCGTTGACGCTCGTCGTATCGCGGGCCGCCCACACGCTGTCGGTGCGAAGATAGACGATGAATCCGAGTTCGTTGTTGGAGAGGTCCTGCCAGCGGAGGGTGACGGACGTATCGGTCACCGAGAGAATTTCCAGCCAGCCGGGCGAGGTGGGCGCAGGCGGCAGCGGCGGAATGTCCTTATTGTTGTCGCACGAGAGACAATAAAGCCCCGCGAGCGCGGCGAGCAGCGCAAGCGAACTCAGGCGGGTGCGGATCACGGTTCTTTCCCTCCCTTTCTGAAGAAGTTACTTTTCGTCCGGCACGTCGGCGCGGAATCCGAACGGGCTTTGTCCGCCCTGCGGCGGCCCGCCGTGAAGCTTGATTTCGCCGAACTGTTTCTCAAACCGCTCGAGGTTCTCCTGAATAGCCTTCTGGAGGAACTTCATGTGAGCGGGAGTCATAATGATCCGGGCATGGACGCTGGCTTTCTGCGTGCCGGGGACCAT
It contains:
- a CDS encoding fibronectin type III domain-containing protein, encoding MIRTRLSSLALLAALAGLYCLSCDNNKDIPPLPPAPTSPGWLEILSVTDTSVTLRWQDLSNNELGFIVYLRTDSVWAARDTTSVNARQVTIGGLVPATPYGFRVTAYNEYGESAPTNVRDVTTNTPALPDPPTNVTVEPLSATTVVISWTGHDNPDSFVVQRRQPPADWLILGRTARNVEQYTDLTTVEQTVYRYRVGAERQTFVVWSDSVEIETPALGAPRPPDSLRIQVVLGVGVILTWRDRSVDEIRFDIKRGIAGLPDNIIASVPANTTTYTDTLTEIGFYYYRVRSANAFGESAWALPVEAEYRFCSDGLIPVCVGNYWEYDVDSADVHSSIRRRVAEDVTFLSGDDYYRIIQSPLFGGQPDSLYYLRNSIGQGTLMEKHPLPATPAPEIMFRYPTGVSGSYYYALGDCVVVLNAYPGISIPIRDTTYTGVVSYQRFFRNGRSIQYWIRPNDVGIVREVENRGGVPPVTIVREVMRYMILNQ
- a CDS encoding DUF3467 domain-containing protein; translated protein: MSPQPEPRQQQINVQLDEKVAEGIYSNLALIAHSPAEFFLDFARMVPGTQKASVHARIIMTPAHMKFLQKAIQENLERFEKQFGEIKLHGGPPQGGQSPFGFRADVPDEK